The following proteins are co-located in the bacterium genome:
- a CDS encoding ROK family protein, producing MPASVAQHGSEELPSVRVDSYNLEIKDDDGGFLGDRASRAAFGASLEKWREPLRQLGDDPFGDRETDGLGKRDLEAILVGDDAAAAAVVHGAIEDFAHEFAGVTRRFQKLKAWRDTERIVVGGGFRWGRIGELAIARAGSLLAAEGIEVEVRPIRNHPDEAGLIGAVHLAPSWIFEAHDAILAVDIGGTNIRAGIVETNLRKAADASKACVWKSELWRHGDEDVKRDEAVARLVAMLEGLIRRTTRKELALAPFIGIGCPGKIEEDGSIDRGAQNLPGNWESARFNLPTCLYEAIPKIGDHETVVVLHNDAVVQGLSEVPFMTDVQHWGVLTIGTGLGNARFTNRSDPKAGKAGNGKPAGARR from the coding sequence ATGCCCGCTTCGGTCGCGCAGCACGGCAGCGAGGAGCTGCCGTCCGTGCGCGTCGACTCCTACAACCTCGAGATCAAGGACGACGACGGCGGCTTTCTCGGCGACCGCGCCAGCCGCGCCGCCTTCGGCGCGAGCCTCGAGAAGTGGCGCGAGCCGCTGCGCCAGCTCGGCGACGACCCGTTCGGCGACCGCGAGACCGACGGCCTCGGCAAGAGGGACCTCGAGGCCATCCTCGTCGGCGACGACGCGGCGGCCGCGGCCGTCGTGCACGGCGCGATCGAGGACTTCGCGCACGAGTTCGCCGGCGTCACCCGCCGCTTCCAGAAGCTGAAGGCGTGGCGGGACACCGAGCGCATCGTCGTCGGCGGCGGCTTCCGCTGGGGCCGCATCGGTGAGCTCGCCATCGCGCGGGCCGGCAGCCTGCTGGCGGCCGAGGGCATCGAGGTCGAGGTGCGGCCCATCCGCAACCATCCCGACGAGGCGGGGCTCATCGGTGCGGTGCACCTGGCGCCGTCGTGGATCTTCGAGGCCCACGACGCCATCCTCGCCGTCGACATCGGCGGCACGAACATCCGCGCCGGCATCGTCGAGACCAACCTCAGGAAGGCCGCCGACGCGTCGAAGGCCTGCGTCTGGAAGTCGGAGCTGTGGCGCCACGGCGACGAGGACGTGAAGCGCGACGAGGCCGTCGCCCGCCTCGTCGCGATGCTCGAGGGCCTGATCCGCCGCACGACGCGCAAGGAGCTCGCCCTCGCCCCGTTCATCGGCATCGGCTGTCCGGGAAAGATCGAGGAGGACGGCTCGATCGACCGCGGCGCGCAGAACCTGCCCGGCAACTGGGAGAGCGCGCGCTTCAACCTGCCCACCTGTCTCTACGAGGCGATCCCGAAGATCGGCGACCACGAGACCGTCGTCGTGCTGCACAACGACGCCGTGGTGCAGGGCCTCAGCGAGGTGCCGTTCATGACCGACGTGCAGCACTGGGGCGTGCTGACGATCGGCACCGGCCTCGGCAACGCCCGCTTCACGAACCGCAGCGACCCCAAGGCGGGCAAGGCCGGGAACGGCAAGCCCGCCGGCGCGCGGCGCTGA
- a CDS encoding hemolysin III family protein — MLPPPRTRPRLRGVLHQYAFFASLFAGTLLVAIAPSPRARTAALVYGASLSALLGVSTLFHRVTWTTPGARRWMGRLDHTMIAVLIAGTFTPFAMLALPDHLGPTLLLVVWIGAAVGTLLHVLWADIPKWLSALSYVVLGWVGVVATPTLLAAGWTIPILLLIGGLLYSLGAAVYALRRPDPVPAVFGYHEVFHALVVVAAGVHWAAVVLAVA; from the coding sequence ATGCTCCCGCCGCCCCGCACCCGCCCGCGCCTGCGCGGCGTTCTCCACCAGTATGCCTTCTTCGCCTCGCTGTTCGCGGGCACGCTGCTGGTCGCGATCGCGCCCAGCCCGCGCGCGCGTACGGCCGCGCTCGTGTACGGCGCCAGCCTGTCGGCGCTGCTCGGGGTGAGCACGCTCTTCCACCGCGTCACCTGGACGACGCCCGGCGCGCGCCGCTGGATGGGACGGCTCGACCACACCATGATCGCCGTCCTCATCGCCGGCACGTTCACCCCGTTCGCGATGCTCGCCCTGCCCGACCACCTCGGGCCGACGCTGCTGCTCGTGGTGTGGATCGGCGCCGCGGTCGGCACGCTGCTGCACGTGCTCTGGGCCGACATTCCGAAGTGGCTGAGCGCCCTCTCCTACGTCGTGCTCGGCTGGGTCGGCGTCGTCGCGACGCCGACGCTGCTCGCCGCCGGGTGGACCATCCCGATCCTGCTTCTGATCGGCGGGCTGCTCTACTCCCTCGGCGCGGCGGTCTACGCGCTCCGCCGCCCCGATCCCGTGCCGGCCGTCTTCGGCTACCACGAGGTCTTCCACGCTCTCGTGGTCGTGGCGGCCGGCGTACACTGGGCCGCGGTGGTGCTCGCCGTCGCCTGA
- the smpB gene encoding SsrA-binding protein SmpB, translating into MADKAHDRDITVNRRAFHEYHIDEKVEAGLALRGSEVKSLREGRVQLKDAYARFVGDELFLFAAHISPYGPSSQFGHAPERERKLLLHRRELDKLRAQLQEKGLTLIPLRLYWVKGRAKVEMGLGRGKKMHDKREAIRERSEKREIDRALAAGRRRG; encoded by the coding sequence ATGGCGGACAAGGCCCACGATCGCGACATCACCGTCAATCGGCGGGCCTTCCACGAGTACCACATCGACGAGAAGGTCGAGGCGGGCCTGGCCCTCCGCGGCAGCGAGGTGAAGTCGCTGCGGGAGGGCCGGGTCCAGCTGAAGGACGCCTACGCGCGCTTCGTCGGCGACGAGCTGTTCCTGTTCGCCGCGCACATCTCGCCCTACGGCCCGTCGAGCCAGTTCGGGCACGCGCCCGAGCGCGAGCGCAAGCTGCTGCTCCACCGGCGCGAGCTCGACAAGCTGCGCGCCCAGCTGCAGGAGAAGGGCCTGACGCTGATCCCGCTGCGGCTCTATTGGGTGAAGGGCCGCGCCAAGGTCGAGATGGGCCTCGGCCGCGGCAAGAAGATGCACGACAAGCGCGAGGCGATCCGCGAGCGCTCCGAGAAGCGCGAGATCGACCGCGCGCTGGCCGCCGGGCGCCGCCGCGGCTGA
- a CDS encoding aspartate 1-decarboxylase, translated as MTKATRKMMRAKIHRATVTQAELHYEGSITIDRTLMDLTDLLPNEAVCVWNVTNGNRFETYVVEGERDSGVICVNGAAAHMVNKGDLVIIAAFTWLDEDAARRHEPKVVFVDEQNRMRAKRAEIPGPQVVAA; from the coding sequence ATGACCAAGGCCACTCGCAAGATGATGCGCGCCAAGATCCACCGCGCCACCGTGACCCAGGCGGAGCTGCACTACGAGGGCTCCATCACCATCGACCGCACGCTCATGGACCTGACGGACCTGCTCCCGAACGAGGCGGTCTGCGTGTGGAACGTCACCAACGGCAACCGCTTCGAGACCTACGTGGTCGAGGGCGAGCGCGACTCCGGCGTCATCTGCGTCAACGGCGCCGCCGCGCACATGGTGAACAAGGGCGACCTCGTCATCATCGCCGCGTTCACCTGGCTCGACGAGGACGCGGCCCGCAGGCACGAGCCGAAGGTCGTCTTCGTCGACGAGCAGAACCGCATGCGCGCGAAGCGGGCCGAGATTCCCGGCCCGCAGGTGGTGGCGGCGTAG
- the panC gene encoding pantoate--beta-alanine ligase, whose protein sequence is MRIIDEPRAMQAWADAARAAGRRIALVPTMGALHDGHLELMRQGRARADEVVVSIFVNPIQFDRRDDFEKYPRTLDADAARCREAGVDAIYAPSAGAMYPEGFHTAVDVSHLTEPLCGAQRPGHFRGVTTVVTKLFHAVRPHVAVFGEKDFQQLAVVRRMTADLDFGIDVVGVPTVREADGLALSSRNQRLAPEARIAARCVPRALGAAVEAVRVGETRAAAVVDRAARVIAAEPQARLEYAELRDPETLDGVAEVRGPALLALAVWVGGVRLIDNRILGGTNP, encoded by the coding sequence ATGCGCATCATCGACGAGCCCCGGGCCATGCAGGCCTGGGCCGACGCCGCGCGCGCGGCGGGCCGGCGGATCGCGCTGGTCCCGACCATGGGCGCGCTCCACGACGGACACCTGGAGCTCATGCGCCAGGGTCGGGCACGCGCCGACGAGGTGGTCGTCTCGATCTTCGTGAACCCGATCCAGTTCGATCGACGCGACGACTTCGAGAAGTATCCGCGTACCCTCGACGCCGATGCGGCCCGCTGCCGCGAGGCCGGCGTCGACGCGATCTACGCACCGTCCGCGGGCGCCATGTACCCCGAGGGGTTCCACACCGCGGTCGACGTGTCGCATCTCACCGAGCCGCTCTGCGGGGCCCAGCGGCCGGGGCATTTCCGCGGCGTGACCACCGTGGTCACGAAGCTGTTCCACGCCGTCCGCCCGCACGTGGCGGTGTTCGGCGAGAAGGACTTCCAGCAGCTCGCGGTCGTCCGTCGCATGACGGCCGACCTCGACTTCGGCATCGACGTCGTGGGCGTGCCGACCGTTCGGGAAGCCGACGGCCTCGCCCTCTCCAGCCGCAACCAGCGGCTCGCGCCCGAGGCCCGGATCGCGGCGCGCTGTGTGCCGCGGGCGCTGGGCGCCGCGGTGGAAGCCGTGCGCGTGGGCGAGACCCGGGCGGCGGCGGTCGTCGACCGGGCGGCGCGGGTGATCGCGGCCGAGCCGCAGGCGCGGCTCGAGTACGCCGAGCTGCGCGATCCGGAGACGCTCGACGGTGTGGCGGAGGTGCGGGGCCCGGCGTTGCTCGCCCTGGCAGTGTGGGTGGGCGGCGTGCGGCTGATCGACAATCGAATCCTCGGGGGGACCAACCCATGA
- the panB gene encoding 3-methyl-2-oxobutanoate hydroxymethyltransferase, with protein sequence MDAKRITVPELGRMKAAGERITMVTAYDWTFARLLDAAGVEMLLVGDSLGNVVQGHDTTLPVTLDEMVYHTRMVARGARRALVVGDLPFGAYHASAAQAVESAVRLVKDGGAQAVKLEGGVRMAHAIEAIGSCDIPVIGHVGLTPQSVHRMGGHKVQGRRHGSGADSRERVLDDARAVEEAGACAVVLEGIPLDLAAEITAELAIPTIGIGAGVFCDGQVLVLHDLLGLTERAPKFAKAYADLGTTIVEAARAYVGEVKGGVFPTDAHAFHALKPVTAATGS encoded by the coding sequence ATGGACGCGAAGCGGATCACGGTTCCCGAACTGGGCCGCATGAAGGCAGCGGGAGAGCGGATCACGATGGTGACCGCCTACGACTGGACCTTCGCCCGGCTGCTCGACGCTGCAGGCGTCGAGATGCTCCTCGTCGGCGACTCGCTCGGCAACGTCGTGCAGGGCCACGACACGACGCTGCCGGTCACACTCGACGAGATGGTCTATCACACGCGCATGGTCGCCCGCGGGGCGCGCCGGGCGCTCGTCGTCGGCGACCTGCCGTTCGGCGCCTATCACGCCAGCGCCGCGCAGGCGGTCGAGAGCGCGGTGCGGCTGGTGAAGGACGGTGGTGCGCAGGCCGTCAAGCTCGAGGGCGGCGTTCGCATGGCGCACGCCATCGAGGCGATCGGCAGCTGCGACATACCGGTGATCGGCCACGTCGGGCTCACGCCCCAGTCGGTCCACCGCATGGGCGGGCACAAGGTGCAGGGCCGGCGGCACGGCTCCGGCGCCGACAGCCGCGAGCGCGTCCTCGACGACGCGCGCGCGGTGGAGGAGGCGGGCGCCTGCGCGGTGGTGCTCGAAGGCATCCCGCTCGACCTCGCCGCGGAGATCACCGCCGAGCTGGCGATCCCCACCATCGGCATCGGCGCCGGCGTCTTCTGCGACGGCCAGGTGCTCGTCCTCCACGACCTGCTCGGCCTCACCGAGCGGGCGCCGAAGTTCGCCAAGGCGTACGCCGATCTGGGCACGACCATCGTCGAGGCGGCGCGGGCCTACGTCGGCGAGGTGAAGGGCGGCGTCTTCCCCACCGACGCGCACGCCTTCCACGCCCTGAAGCCCGTCACGGCGGCGACGGGTAGCTGA
- a CDS encoding deoxynucleoside kinase: MVDRAAARYIAVEGPIGVGKTALARRLATEFGSRTVLERVEDNPFLKRFYDDPERHALQAQLSFTLGRYRQQVELDADDLARTGAVADYLFAKDGIFAGITLSVEELHLYREIFQLLDRRIPRPDLVIYLEARPDVLLRRIRKRDREFERSISPQYLERLTEAFRTFFHSYTETPLLVVNCSEIDFVEHVGDLADLVREVRGMKQGVQHYIPLGSL, from the coding sequence ATGGTGGACCGAGCGGCGGCGCGCTACATCGCGGTTGAGGGTCCGATCGGCGTCGGAAAGACGGCCCTCGCACGGCGACTCGCGACGGAGTTCGGATCCCGCACCGTCCTCGAACGGGTCGAAGACAACCCGTTCCTGAAGCGGTTCTACGACGACCCCGAACGCCATGCCCTCCAGGCTCAGCTTTCCTTCACGCTCGGCCGCTACCGCCAGCAGGTGGAGCTGGACGCCGACGACCTCGCCCGCACCGGCGCCGTCGCCGACTACCTCTTCGCGAAGGACGGCATCTTTGCCGGCATCACGCTCTCCGTGGAGGAGCTGCACCTCTACCGCGAGATCTTCCAGCTCCTCGACCGCCGCATCCCGCGCCCGGATCTGGTCATCTACCTGGAGGCCCGCCCCGACGTTCTCCTGCGGCGTATCCGCAAGCGCGATCGCGAGTTCGAACGCAGCATCAGCCCACAGTATCTCGAACGGCTGACGGAGGCCTTCCGCACCTTCTTCCACTCCTACACCGAAACCCCGCTCCTCGTGGTCAATTGCTCGGAGATCGACTTCGTCGAGCACGTCGGCGATCTGGCCGATCTGGTCCGGGAGGTGCGGGGTATGAAGCAGGGGGTACAGCACTACATTCCGCTTGGATCCTTGTGA